The Streptomyces spororaveus genome includes a region encoding these proteins:
- the prcB gene encoding proteasome subunit beta: MEPNTRSTGRLPAAFLTPGSSSFMDFLGAHSPEMLPGNRKLPEGVIEAPHGTTIVAATFPGGVVLAGDRRATMGNMIAQRDIEKVFPADEYSAVGIAGTAGLAVEMVKLFQLELEHFEKVEGTTLSLEGKANRLSTMIRSNLGMAMQGLAVVPLFAGYDEAKEKGRIFSYDVTGGRSEEHGYAATGSGSIFARGSMKKLFRPDLTEEQATTLVVQALYDAADDDSATGGPDLYRHIYPIVTVITDEGFRRLTDDESQELARTVTNRRLEQPDGPRAALL, from the coding sequence GTGGAACCCAACACTCGTAGCACAGGGCGTCTACCGGCAGCCTTCCTGACGCCGGGGTCGTCGTCCTTCATGGACTTCCTGGGCGCGCACTCGCCCGAGATGCTGCCCGGCAACCGCAAGCTGCCGGAAGGCGTGATCGAGGCGCCGCACGGGACGACCATCGTCGCCGCCACCTTCCCCGGCGGGGTGGTCCTCGCCGGTGACCGGCGGGCGACCATGGGGAACATGATCGCGCAGCGGGACATCGAGAAGGTGTTCCCCGCCGACGAGTACTCCGCCGTCGGTATCGCCGGTACGGCCGGCCTGGCCGTGGAGATGGTGAAGCTGTTCCAGCTGGAGCTGGAGCACTTCGAGAAGGTGGAGGGGACGACCCTGTCCCTGGAGGGCAAGGCCAACCGGCTCTCCACCATGATCCGGAGCAATCTGGGGATGGCCATGCAGGGCCTGGCCGTCGTGCCGCTGTTCGCGGGGTACGACGAGGCCAAGGAGAAGGGCCGGATCTTCTCCTACGACGTGACCGGCGGCCGCTCCGAGGAGCACGGCTACGCCGCCACCGGTTCCGGTTCGATCTTCGCCCGGGGCTCCATGAAGAAGCTCTTCCGCCCCGATCTGACGGAGGAGCAGGCCACCACGCTGGTCGTCCAGGCGCTGTACGACGCCGCCGACGACGACTCGGCGACCGGTGGGCCGGACCTGTACCGCCACATCTACCCGATCGTCACCGTCATCACGGACGAGGGGTTCCGCAGGCTGACCGACGACGAGTCGCAGGAGCTCGCCCGTACGGTCACCAACCGTCGGCTGGAGCAGCCCGACGGCCCGCGCGCCGCCCTGCTCTGA
- the prcA gene encoding proteasome subunit alpha, whose product MSTPFYVSPQQAMADRAEYARKGIARGRSLVVLQYADGIVFVGENPSRALHKFSEIYDRIGFAAAGKYNEYENLRIGGVRYADLRGYTYDRDDVTARGLANVYAQTLGTIFSSAGEKPYEVELVVAEVGATAAGDQIYRLPHDGSIVDEHGSVAVGGNAEQISTFLDQRHQDGMTLSEALKLAVQALSSQANGADKTIPAERLEVAVLDRTRAQQRKFKRIRGRQLSRLLEADVTAAVQADAVSNDEAPEDDAE is encoded by the coding sequence GTGTCGACTCCGTTCTATGTGTCACCCCAGCAGGCCATGGCCGACCGGGCGGAATACGCCCGCAAGGGCATCGCCCGCGGTCGCAGCCTGGTCGTGCTGCAGTACGCCGACGGCATCGTGTTCGTCGGCGAGAATCCGTCGCGTGCGCTGCACAAGTTCAGCGAGATCTATGACCGGATCGGCTTCGCGGCCGCCGGCAAGTACAACGAGTACGAGAACCTTCGGATCGGTGGTGTGCGGTACGCGGATCTGCGTGGATACACCTACGACCGTGACGATGTGACGGCCCGTGGGCTGGCGAACGTCTACGCGCAGACGCTCGGCACCATCTTCTCCTCGGCGGGTGAGAAGCCGTACGAGGTGGAGCTGGTGGTCGCGGAGGTCGGTGCGACGGCCGCGGGTGACCAGATCTACCGGCTGCCGCACGACGGGTCGATCGTGGACGAGCACGGTTCGGTCGCGGTCGGTGGCAATGCCGAGCAGATCAGTACCTTCCTGGATCAGCGTCACCAGGACGGGATGACTCTGTCGGAGGCGTTGAAGCTGGCGGTGCAGGCGCTGTCCAGCCAGGCCAACGGCGCGGACAAGACGATTCCGGCGGAGCGGCTGGAGGTCGCGGTGCTGGACCGTACGCGGGCGCAGCAGCGCAAGTTCAAGCGGATCCGGGGCCGGCAGCTGTCGCGGCTGCTGGAGGCGGACGTGACGGCGGCGGTGCAGGCCGATGCCGTGTCGAACGACGAGGCGCCGGAGGACGACGCCGAGTAG
- a CDS encoding ferredoxin: protein MTVQQEAPTGGGGDAGEPLEVWIDQDLCTGDGICVQYAPEVFELDIDGLAYVKSPEDELLQDAGATTPVPLTLLQDVVDSAKECPGDCIHVRRVSDRVEVFGPDAE from the coding sequence ATGACCGTGCAGCAGGAGGCTCCGACGGGCGGCGGCGGCGATGCCGGCGAGCCGCTTGAGGTCTGGATCGATCAGGACCTGTGCACCGGGGACGGCATCTGCGTGCAGTACGCGCCTGAGGTGTTCGAGCTGGACATCGATGGTCTGGCGTATGTGAAGAGCCCGGAGGACGAGCTGCTGCAGGACGCGGGGGCTACCACTCCGGTTCCGCTGACGCTGCTCCAGGACGTGGTCGACTCGGCGAAGGAATGTCCGGGGGACTGCATTCACGTAAGGCGCGTTTCGGACAGGGTGGAAGTCTTCGGTCCCGACGCCGAGTGA
- the dop gene encoding depupylase/deamidase Dop → MTVRRVMGIETEYGISVPGHPNANAMLTSSQIVNAYAAAMHRARRARWDFEEENPLRDARGFDLAREAADNSQLTDEDIGLANVILTNGARLYVDHAHPEYSSPEITNPLDAVLWDKAGERIMAEAAVRAAQLPGAQPIHLYKNNTDNKGASYGTHENYLMKRETPFSEIVRHLTPFFVSRQVVTGAGRVGIGQDGREHGFQISQRADYFEVEVGLETTLKRPIINTRDEPHSDAEKYRRLHVIIGDANLSEISTYLKLGTTALVLSMIEDGFINVDLAVDQPVRTLHQVSHDPDLQHLITLRSGRTLTAVQLQMEYFELARKYVDERFGSDADEQTKDVLVRWEDVLGRLESDPMSLSGELDWIAKREILEGYRRRDGLNWDAARLHLVDLQYSDVRPEKGLYNRLVARGKMKRLVEEPAVERAQSKPPEDTRAYFRGRCLEQYADDVAAASWDSVIFDLPGRDSLQRVPTLEPLRGTRNHVKELLDRCRTAEDLVRVLSGQ, encoded by the coding sequence ATGACCGTACGGCGAGTAATGGGGATCGAGACGGAGTACGGGATCTCCGTCCCGGGGCACCCGAACGCCAATGCCATGCTCACCTCGTCCCAGATCGTCAACGCCTACGCGGCGGCGATGCACCGGGCGCGACGCGCCCGCTGGGACTTCGAGGAGGAGAATCCGCTGCGGGACGCCCGCGGCTTCGACCTCGCCCGCGAGGCCGCCGACAACAGCCAGCTGACCGACGAGGACATCGGCCTCGCCAACGTCATCCTCACGAACGGCGCACGGCTCTACGTCGACCACGCACACCCCGAATACAGCTCACCCGAGATCACCAACCCGCTCGACGCCGTCCTCTGGGACAAGGCCGGCGAACGGATCATGGCCGAGGCGGCCGTACGCGCCGCCCAGCTCCCCGGCGCCCAGCCGATCCACCTCTACAAGAACAACACCGACAACAAGGGCGCCTCCTACGGCACGCACGAGAACTACCTGATGAAGCGGGAAACCCCCTTCTCGGAGATCGTGCGCCACCTGACCCCCTTCTTCGTCTCGCGACAGGTCGTGACCGGCGCGGGACGCGTGGGCATCGGCCAGGACGGCCGCGAACACGGCTTCCAGATCAGCCAGCGCGCGGACTACTTCGAGGTCGAGGTCGGCCTGGAGACCACCCTCAAGCGCCCCATCATCAACACCCGCGACGAGCCGCACTCCGACGCCGAGAAGTACCGCCGGCTCCACGTGATCATCGGAGACGCCAACCTCTCCGAGATCTCCACCTACCTCAAACTCGGCACGACAGCGCTTGTCCTGTCCATGATCGAAGACGGGTTCATCAACGTCGACCTGGCCGTCGACCAGCCCGTACGCACCCTGCACCAGGTCTCCCACGACCCGGACCTGCAACACCTGATCACGCTGCGCAGCGGCCGGACACTGACCGCGGTGCAACTCCAGATGGAGTACTTCGAGCTGGCCCGGAAGTACGTGGACGAACGTTTCGGATCCGACGCGGACGAGCAGACCAAGGACGTGCTGGTCCGCTGGGAGGACGTGCTGGGCCGGCTGGAGAGCGACCCGATGAGCCTGTCGGGGGAGCTCGACTGGATCGCCAAGCGGGAGATCCTGGAGGGCTACCGGCGCCGGGACGGACTGAACTGGGACGCGGCACGGCTGCACCTGGTGGACCTCCAGTACTCGGACGTACGGCCCGAGAAGGGCCTGTACAACCGCCTGGTGGCCCGCGGCAAGATGAAGCGCCTGGTGGAAGAGCCGGCGGTGGAGCGGGCTCAGAGCAAGCCTCCGGAGGACACCCGGGCGTACTTCCGCGGCCGCTGCCTGGAGCAGTACGCGGACGACGTGGCCGCGGCGTCCTGGGACTCGGTGATCTTCGATCTCCCCGGCCGGGACTCGCTCCAGCGGGTCCCGACGCTGGAACCCCTGCGGGGGACCCGCAACCACGTCAAGGAGCTCCTGGACCGCTGTCGCACGGCGGAGGACCTGGTCCGGGTGCTTTCGGGGCAGTGA
- the arc gene encoding proteasome ATPase, with the protein MAAHDDDINRGIRPARGSEDPAGQVAYLEQEIAVLRRKLADSPRHTRILEERIVELQTNLAGVSAQNERLANTLREARDQIVALKEEVDRLAQPPAGFGVFLQANEDGTVDIFTGGRKLRVNVSPSVDPEDLRRGQEVMLNEALNVVEAMEFERAGDIVTLKEILEDGERALVVGHTDEERVVRLAEPLLDITIRPGDALLLEPRSGYVYEVVPKSEVEELVLEEVPDIDYDKIGGLGDQIELIRDAVELPYLYPDLFKEHELRPPKGILLYGPPGCGKTLIAKAVANSLAKKVAEVTGQPAGKSYFLNIKGPELLNKYVGETERHIRLVFQRAREKASEGTPVIVFFDEMESLFRTRGSGVSSDVENTIVPQLLAEIDGVEGLENVIVIGASNREDMIDPAILRPGRLDVKIKIERPDAEAAKDIFAKYLKASLPLHTDDLSEHQDSKDGTVHSMIQTVVEQMYAETEENRFLEVTYANGDKEVLYFKDFNSGAMIQNIVDRAKKMAIKAFLEHNQKGLRVSHLLQACVDEFKENEDLPNTTNPDDWARISGKKGERIVFIRTLVTGKQGADTGRSIDTVANTGQYL; encoded by the coding sequence GTGGCAGCCCACGACGACGACATCAACCGCGGCATCCGGCCCGCGCGAGGGTCCGAGGACCCCGCCGGCCAGGTTGCCTATCTCGAGCAGGAAATCGCCGTCCTGCGACGAAAGCTCGCCGACTCTCCGCGACACACGAGGATTCTCGAAGAGCGGATCGTCGAGCTCCAGACAAATCTGGCCGGCGTATCCGCACAGAACGAACGACTCGCGAATACCCTCCGTGAGGCCCGAGACCAGATCGTGGCCCTCAAGGAAGAAGTCGACCGGCTCGCACAGCCGCCGGCCGGTTTCGGTGTCTTCCTGCAGGCGAACGAGGACGGCACCGTCGACATCTTCACCGGAGGCCGAAAGCTCCGCGTGAACGTCAGCCCCAGCGTCGACCCGGAAGACCTCCGGCGCGGCCAGGAGGTCATGCTCAACGAGGCCCTCAACGTGGTCGAGGCCATGGAATTCGAGCGGGCCGGGGACATCGTCACCCTCAAGGAGATCCTCGAGGACGGCGAGCGCGCCCTGGTCGTCGGGCACACCGACGAGGAGAGGGTGGTGAGGCTCGCCGAGCCGCTCCTGGACATCACCATCCGCCCCGGCGACGCCCTCCTGCTCGAACCCCGCTCCGGCTACGTCTACGAGGTCGTCCCCAAGAGCGAGGTCGAGGAACTCGTCCTCGAAGAGGTCCCCGATATCGACTACGACAAGATCGGCGGCCTGGGCGACCAGATCGAGCTGATCCGCGACGCCGTCGAGCTCCCGTACCTCTACCCCGACCTCTTCAAGGAACACGAACTGCGGCCCCCGAAGGGCATCCTGCTCTACGGCCCGCCCGGCTGCGGCAAGACGCTCATCGCCAAGGCCGTCGCCAACTCCCTTGCCAAGAAGGTCGCCGAGGTGACCGGCCAGCCCGCAGGAAAGTCCTACTTCCTGAACATCAAGGGCCCCGAACTCCTCAACAAGTACGTCGGCGAGACCGAGCGGCACATCCGCCTCGTCTTCCAGCGTGCCCGCGAGAAGGCGAGCGAGGGCACCCCCGTCATCGTCTTCTTCGACGAGATGGAATCCCTCTTCCGCACCCGCGGATCCGGAGTCAGCTCGGACGTGGAGAACACCATCGTCCCCCAGCTGCTCGCCGAGATCGACGGCGTGGAAGGCCTGGAGAACGTCATCGTCATCGGCGCCTCCAACCGCGAGGACATGATCGACCCCGCCATCCTGCGCCCCGGACGCCTCGACGTGAAGATCAAGATCGAGCGCCCGGACGCCGAGGCCGCGAAGGACATCTTCGCCAAGTACCTCAAGGCCTCGCTGCCCCTGCACACGGACGACCTGTCCGAACACCAGGACTCCAAGGACGGCACCGTCCACAGCATGATCCAGACCGTCGTCGAGCAGATGTACGCCGAAACCGAGGAGAACCGCTTCCTCGAGGTCACGTACGCCAACGGCGACAAGGAAGTCCTCTACTTCAAGGACTTCAACTCCGGCGCGATGATCCAGAACATCGTCGACCGGGCCAAGAAGATGGCGATCAAGGCCTTCCTCGAACACAACCAGAAGGGCCTGCGGGTCTCCCACCTGCTCCAGGCCTGCGTGGACGAGTTCAAGGAGAACGAGGACCTGCCCAACACCACCAACCCGGACGACTGGGCCCGCATCTCCGGAAAGAAGGGCGAGCGGATCGTATTCATCCGCACGCTCGTCACCGGAAAGCAAGGCGCGGACACCGGACGCTCCATCGACACGGTGGCGAACACCGGTCAGTACCTCTGA
- a CDS encoding ubiquitin-like protein Pup gives MATKDTGGGQQKATRSTEEVEEAAVEESTDLKERQEKLSDDVDSVLDEIDDVLEENAEDFVRSFVQKGGQ, from the coding sequence ATGGCGACCAAGGACACCGGCGGCGGACAGCAGAAGGCGACGCGCTCGACCGAAGAGGTCGAGGAGGCGGCGGTCGAGGAATCGACCGACCTCAAGGAGCGCCAGGAAAAGCTCTCCGACGACGTCGACTCCGTACTTGACGAGATTGACGATGTACTCGAGGAGAACGCCGAGGACTTCGTGCGATCCTTCGTTCAGAAAGGTGGCCAGTAA
- a CDS encoding LacI family DNA-binding transcriptional regulator, producing the protein MTRPTSRDVATAAGVSQATVSLVLADKWPGRVSERTATHVRETATRLGYRPNLAARNLRLGTTRTALLVVPALTNEFFARVYTGAARVAAEHGFGVVLYPSPDGTGPARDPFASARAALDGVIASSMAADALDAIGGATLPLVMLDSDPAATTAAHVNLDMADGMRQITEHLLPLGHRRFLHLASAVDSWTFDTRAEALRALLGPHAELRTVRAPLTVDGARTAMETALATPRDRPTAVVCDDDILAAGACKAARRLGLRVPEDLSVTGFDDLALATAVEPELTTVHLPAERVGEQGMTALLTVLDGTTWTAPDIPVHLVVRDSTGPAPTP; encoded by the coding sequence GTGACGAGACCCACCAGCCGCGACGTGGCCACCGCCGCCGGGGTCTCCCAGGCCACCGTCTCCCTCGTCCTCGCCGACAAATGGCCCGGCCGCGTCTCCGAACGCACCGCCACCCACGTCCGCGAAACCGCCACCCGCCTCGGCTACCGCCCCAACCTCGCCGCCCGCAACCTCCGCCTCGGCACCACCCGCACCGCCCTCCTCGTCGTCCCCGCCCTCACCAACGAATTCTTCGCCCGCGTCTACACCGGCGCCGCCCGCGTCGCCGCCGAACACGGCTTCGGCGTCGTCCTCTACCCCTCCCCCGACGGCACCGGCCCCGCCCGCGACCCCTTCGCCTCCGCCCGCGCCGCCCTCGACGGAGTCATCGCCTCCTCCATGGCCGCCGACGCCCTCGACGCCATCGGCGGCGCCACCCTCCCCCTCGTCATGCTCGACAGCGACCCCGCCGCCACCACCGCCGCCCACGTCAACCTCGACATGGCCGACGGCATGCGCCAGATCACCGAACACCTCCTGCCCCTCGGCCACCGCCGCTTCCTCCACCTCGCCTCCGCCGTCGACTCCTGGACCTTCGACACCCGCGCCGAAGCCCTGCGCGCCCTCCTGGGCCCCCACGCCGAGCTGCGCACCGTACGGGCCCCCCTCACCGTCGACGGCGCCCGTACGGCCATGGAAACCGCCCTGGCGACCCCCCGGGACCGGCCCACCGCCGTCGTCTGCGACGACGACATCCTCGCCGCCGGCGCCTGCAAGGCCGCCCGCCGCCTCGGCCTGCGCGTCCCCGAGGACCTCTCCGTCACCGGCTTCGACGACCTCGCCCTCGCCACCGCCGTCGAACCCGAACTCACCACCGTCCACCTCCCCGCCGAACGCGTCGGCGAACAGGGCATGACCGCCCTCCTCACCGTCCTCGACGGCACCACCTGGACCGCCCCCGACATCCCCGTCCACCTCGTCGTCCGCGACTCCACGGGCCCGGCCCCGACGCCGTAG
- a CDS encoding site-2 protease family protein → MGRPFGVPVYVSPSWFLVAALITWVFGDQLDRVLPDLGPVRYLVSLFFAVAFYASVLVHELAHTVAALRFKLPVRRIQLQFFGGVSEIEKESETPGREFVLAFVGPLLSLLLTGAFYLGMKAVDPATVPGVLLAGLMISNLLVAAFNLLPGLPLDGGRMLRAVIWGITGKPMAGTVAAAWVGRGLAIAVLLGLPLLTHTGVLGNRTEEIGGMNTVMDALLAAILAGIIWTGAGNSLRMARLREHLPELRARTLTRRAIPVENATPLSEALRRANEAGARALVVVDGQGDPTAIVRETAIASVPEHRRPWVAVSTLAQDLTDGMKVSADLTGEELLDHLRATPATEYLVLEAAGTIYGVLSTLDVEKAFVKAMARPQS, encoded by the coding sequence ATGGGCCGCCCCTTCGGCGTACCCGTCTACGTCTCGCCCAGCTGGTTCCTCGTCGCCGCACTCATCACCTGGGTCTTCGGCGACCAGCTCGACCGGGTCCTGCCCGACCTCGGACCCGTCCGCTACCTCGTCTCCCTCTTCTTCGCCGTGGCCTTCTACGCCTCCGTCCTGGTCCACGAACTCGCGCACACCGTCGCCGCCCTGCGCTTCAAGCTCCCCGTGCGCCGCATCCAGCTCCAGTTCTTCGGCGGAGTCTCCGAGATCGAGAAGGAATCCGAGACACCCGGCCGCGAATTCGTCCTCGCCTTCGTCGGCCCCCTGCTCTCGCTCCTCCTCACCGGAGCCTTCTACCTCGGCATGAAAGCCGTCGACCCGGCCACCGTCCCCGGCGTCCTCCTCGCCGGCCTGATGATCTCCAACCTCCTCGTCGCCGCCTTCAACCTGCTCCCCGGCCTCCCCCTCGACGGCGGCCGCATGCTCCGCGCCGTCATCTGGGGCATCACCGGCAAACCGATGGCCGGCACCGTCGCCGCCGCCTGGGTCGGCCGCGGCCTCGCCATCGCCGTCCTCCTCGGCCTCCCCCTCCTCACCCACACCGGAGTACTCGGCAACCGCACCGAGGAAATCGGCGGCATGAACACCGTCATGGACGCCCTCCTCGCCGCCATCCTCGCCGGCATCATCTGGACCGGCGCCGGCAACAGCCTCCGCATGGCCCGCCTGCGCGAACACCTCCCCGAACTCCGCGCCCGCACCCTCACCCGGCGCGCCATCCCCGTCGAGAACGCCACCCCCCTCTCCGAAGCCCTCCGCCGCGCCAACGAAGCCGGCGCCCGCGCCCTCGTCGTCGTCGACGGACAAGGCGACCCCACCGCCATCGTCCGCGAGACCGCCATCGCGTCCGTCCCCGAACACCGCCGCCCCTGGGTCGCCGTCAGCACCCTCGCCCAGGACCTCACCGACGGCATGAAGGTTTCAGCAGACCTCACCGGAGAAGAACTCCTCGACCACCTCCGCGCCACCCCCGCCACCGAGTACCTCGTCCTCGAAGCCGCCGGCACCATCTACGGCGTCCTGTCCACCCTCGACGTCGAAAAGGCCTTCGTGAAGGCCATGGCACGGCCCCAGTCCTGA
- a CDS encoding tRNA (adenine-N1)-methyltransferase: protein MSEPTGAARRRGPFEVGDQVQLTDPKGRHYTFTLEAGKNFHTHKGSFPHDELIGAPEGSVVRTTGNVAYLALRPLLPDYVLSMPRGAAVVYPKDAGQILAFADIFPGARVVEAGVGSGSLSSFLLRAIGDQGMLHSYERRADFAEIATANVERYFGGPHPAWKLTVGDLQDNLDETDVDRVILDMLAPWECLEAVKKALVPGGILCCYVATTTQLSKTVESIREIGCFAEPQPWESMIRNWHVEGLAVRPDHRMIGHTGFLVTARRLADGVEPPMRRRRPAKGAYGEDYDGPGSDRSA, encoded by the coding sequence ATGTCCGAACCGACCGGTGCCGCCCGCCGACGCGGGCCCTTCGAGGTCGGGGACCAGGTACAGCTCACCGACCCCAAGGGCCGCCACTACACGTTCACGCTCGAAGCAGGGAAGAATTTCCACACCCACAAGGGTTCCTTCCCGCACGACGAGCTGATCGGTGCTCCCGAAGGCAGCGTTGTCCGCACCACGGGCAACGTCGCATACCTCGCGCTGCGACCCCTGCTCCCCGACTATGTCCTGTCCATGCCCCGCGGCGCCGCCGTGGTCTACCCCAAGGACGCGGGCCAGATCCTGGCCTTCGCCGACATCTTCCCCGGCGCACGCGTCGTGGAAGCGGGAGTGGGCTCCGGCTCCCTGAGCAGCTTCCTGCTGCGCGCCATCGGCGACCAGGGCATGCTCCACAGCTACGAGCGCCGCGCGGACTTCGCCGAGATCGCCACCGCCAACGTCGAACGCTACTTCGGCGGACCCCACCCGGCGTGGAAGCTGACCGTCGGCGACCTCCAGGACAACCTGGACGAGACCGACGTCGACCGCGTCATCCTCGACATGCTCGCCCCCTGGGAGTGCCTCGAGGCGGTCAAGAAGGCCCTGGTCCCCGGCGGCATCCTCTGCTGCTACGTGGCCACCACCACCCAGCTGTCCAAGACCGTCGAGTCCATCCGCGAGATCGGCTGCTTCGCCGAGCCGCAGCCCTGGGAATCGATGATCCGCAACTGGCACGTGGAAGGCCTCGCCGTCCGCCCGGACCACCGGATGATCGGCCACACCGGCTTCCTCGTCACCGCCCGCCGCCTCGCGGACGGCGTCGAGCCCCCGATGCGCCGCCGCCGCCCCGCCAAGGGCGCCTACGGCGAGGACTACGACGGCCCCGGCAGCGACCGCTCCGCGTAA
- a CDS encoding endonuclease VII domain-containing protein, whose translation MIAAQGGVCVICRAGPAEHVDHDHRTGKVRGVLCFSCNAALGQFKDRPDVMRRAAAYVEGNLWNPTLVAQGVYRQPS comes from the coding sequence ATGATCGCGGCTCAAGGTGGTGTCTGCGTGATCTGCAGAGCAGGCCCGGCAGAACATGTGGATCACGATCATCGGACGGGTAAGGTCCGAGGCGTACTGTGCTTCAGCTGTAACGCAGCCCTGGGGCAGTTCAAGGATCGGCCGGACGTCATGAGGCGTGCAGCCGCTTACGTGGAAGGAAACCTGTGGAACCCAACACTCGTAGCACAGGGCGTCTACCGGCAGCCTTCCTGA
- a CDS encoding MFS transporter has protein sequence MAAGYAELLRTRHAARLLVGTLVGRLPNATGPIAIVLFTRAEGGSYSLAGALAAAYGLANAVGQPLLGRAVDLFGQPRVQLPAAVVSALGMVWLALSGTGSAVAAYAAVVVAGLFTPPLEGGLRALWPGVLGGREEKVHAAYAMDAVAQEVMFTVGPLLVTLFVAMWSPAGALLALNAIGVLGALSVVVSEPSRKWRSEPREAHWLGALRSRGLLALLGAFFFVGMALGSITVAGVAYADDHGGQAVYGWLMAALGLGALIGGVFYGARQWAGAPERRLRLLVGLLAVCYLPLMLVPGAVAMTGLSALSGVFLAPALACAFIVVDRHAPAGTVTEAFSWLVTFFGVGAAIGTAAAGPAVELGGTAAGFGVASVAGGSALVVLMVTQRALATGGRSRAVAGSSDGVSEDARDVRSQAASAS, from the coding sequence ATGGCCGCGGGATACGCGGAGCTGCTGAGGACCCGGCACGCCGCGAGGCTGCTGGTGGGCACGCTCGTGGGCCGGCTGCCCAATGCCACGGGGCCGATCGCGATCGTGCTGTTCACGCGTGCCGAGGGGGGCAGCTACAGCCTGGCGGGGGCGCTGGCCGCCGCGTACGGGCTGGCGAATGCGGTGGGCCAGCCGCTGCTGGGGCGGGCCGTGGACCTGTTCGGGCAGCCGCGGGTGCAGCTGCCGGCCGCGGTGGTGTCCGCGCTGGGCATGGTGTGGCTGGCGCTCTCGGGTACGGGGTCGGCGGTGGCCGCGTACGCCGCGGTGGTGGTGGCGGGGCTGTTCACGCCGCCGCTGGAGGGCGGGCTGCGGGCGCTGTGGCCGGGTGTGCTGGGCGGCCGTGAGGAGAAGGTGCACGCGGCGTACGCGATGGACGCGGTGGCCCAGGAGGTCATGTTCACCGTGGGTCCGCTGCTGGTGACGCTGTTCGTGGCGATGTGGTCGCCGGCGGGGGCGCTGCTGGCGCTGAACGCGATCGGTGTGCTGGGCGCGCTGTCCGTGGTGGTGAGCGAGCCGTCGCGGAAGTGGCGTTCGGAGCCGCGGGAGGCGCACTGGCTGGGGGCGCTGCGTTCGCGGGGGCTGCTGGCGCTGCTGGGCGCGTTCTTCTTCGTGGGGATGGCGCTGGGTTCGATCACGGTGGCGGGTGTGGCGTACGCGGACGACCACGGCGGCCAGGCGGTCTACGGCTGGCTGATGGCGGCGCTGGGGCTGGGCGCGCTGATCGGTGGGGTGTTCTACGGTGCGCGGCAGTGGGCGGGTGCGCCGGAGCGGCGGCTGCGGCTGCTGGTGGGTCTGCTGGCGGTCTGCTATCTGCCGTTGATGCTGGTTCCGGGTGCGGTGGCGATGACGGGGCTGTCGGCGCTGTCGGGTGTGTTCCTGGCGCCGGCGCTGGCGTGTGCGTTCATCGTCGTGGACCGGCATGCCCCGGCGGGCACGGTGACGGAGGCGTTCTCGTGGCTGGTGACGTTCTTCGGGGTGGGTGCGGCGATCGGTACGGCGGCGGCGGGGCCGGCGGTGGAGCTGGGCGGTACGGCGGCGGGCTTCGGTGTGGCGAGCGTGGCGGGCGGATCGGCGCTGGTGGTTCTGATGGTCACTCAGCGGGCGCTGGCAACCGGCGGGCGCAGTCGCGCGGTGGCGGGTTCGTCCGACGGTGTGTCGGAGGATGCGCGTGACGTGCGGTCCCAGGCGGCGTCGGCGTCCTGA